In a single window of the Littorina saxatilis isolate snail1 linkage group LG5, US_GU_Lsax_2.0, whole genome shotgun sequence genome:
- the LOC138966092 gene encoding tropomyosin-like, translating to MASGGLMTHSHDPRYLTMKSDKLTVQGTGITPRPTTPGHDMLLPSGLDNVSSRASVTSDDDTHSVDDEEANDMLHGVVTMNQVLEGQIEALRLRLQVEDKQHRKEKDKLLKDKDGVITGKESEIEDLKDSLVNRDERIQTLVKASEEKDRTIHTKVSEIEDLKKMVRQTEEYAHKLHRQIGRVSHEKQTLEGDTLYKEQNAEIAKLTEELVQLKRRLSDMEQELHRASKIIEEQSNKIKQLEEDRGSMHDKFRQELDKATKTMRQEVERMREVMRQNYDEMRQLRDQNRQMHSDVKDIKELLMKNRVPQSSSNSPRYIGTGVQRPLTASPINMFKPVEYSSRSPAPPRGSPNPRGPNQGVGAGRTRLGGGGGGGHTNARLSVDQLHPSPPPPSRGLTRGQQPQKSAKGPAVCTMKDVEPGSALPSIGGTSSSSGLQRTKSALRLSTGKGVRK from the exons ATGGCAAGCGGCGGGCTGATGACACACTCCCATGATCCTCGCTACCTCACCATGAAG AGTGACAAACTGACCGTGCAGGGGACAGGGATCACCCCCCGCCCCACCACCCCGGGCCACGACATGCTTCTGCCCAGTGGCCTGGATAACGTGTCATCACGGGCCTCGGTGACGTCAGATGACGACACTCACTCTGTGGATGACGAGGAGGCCAACGATATGCTGCATGGAGTCGTCACCATGAATCAG GTGCTAGAAGGACAGATTGAGGCCCTACGCCTGCGCCTGCAGGTGGAAGACAAGCAGCACCGCAAGGAGAAGGACAAGCTGCTCAAGGACAAGGACGGGGTCATCACCGGCAAGGAGTCGGAGATCGAGGACCTGAAGGACTCGCTGGTGAACCGGGACGAGCGCATCCAGACGCTGGTGAAGGCAAGCGAGGAGAAGGACCGCACCATCCACACCAAGGTCTCTGAGATCGAGGACCTGAAGAAGATGGTGCGTCAGACGGAGGAGTACGCCCACAAGCTGCACAGGCAGATAGGGCGCGTCAGCCACGAGAAGCAG ACGCTCGAGGGGGACACTCTGTACAAGGAACAGAACGCGGAGATCGCCAAGCTGACTGAAGAGCTGGTGCAGCTAAAGAGGCGTCTCTCGGACATGGAGCAGGAGCTCCACAGGGCGTCCAAGATCATCGAGGAACAGAGCAACAAGATCAAGCAGCTGGAAGAGGACAGAGGGAGCATGCACGACAAGTTCAGACAAGAGCTGGATAAG GCGACGAAAACGATGCGTCAGGAGGTGGAGAGGATGCGTGAGGTGATGCGTCAGAACTATGACGAGATGCGGCAGCTGCGTGACCAGAACAGACAGATGCACAGTGACGTCAAGGACATCAAGGAGCTCCTGATGAAGAACCGCGTCCCCCAGTCCTCGTCCAACTCTCCACGCTACATAGGCACGGGGGTCCAGCGGCCCCTCACAGCAAGCCCTATCAACATGTTCAAACCCGTGGAGTACAGCTCACGAAGCCCCGCGCCGCCCAGGGGCAGCCCCAACCCCCGGGGTCCCAACCAGGGGGTCGGAGCAGGAAGAACCCGcctggggggaggagggggtggtgggCACACCAACGCCAGGCTCAGCGTGGACCAACTTcacccttcccctccccctccgtcCCGAGGCTTGACGAGAGGTCAGCAACCTCAGAAGTCAGCCAAAGGGCCTGCTGTGTGTACCATGAAAGACGTGGAGCCAGGTTCTGCCTTGCCCTCCATCGGGGGGACGTCTTCCTCCTCTGGACTGCAGAGAACCAAGTCTGCCTTGAGACTGTCCACTGGCAAGGGTGTAAGAAAGTGA